The genomic region CCCGGGCCGACTTCGGCGGCTTTGCCGCCGAACAGACGCCGGTCGGCCCGCCCTACCAGTGCTCGCGGTGGACGACTTCGTCGAGTGGCCTCCGGTTGGGTGATCGGATCGGGGCCAGCGGCCAGCCCGCGGGATATCCCAGCGAGATGATCGCGGCGCAGAATCTGTCTTCGGGGAACCCGAGCAACTGGCGCGCCAACGCCTGGTCGGCCACCGCGGCGTGGGCGGAGCCGATACCGAGGCCGGTGGCAGCGCGCGCGATGCTCATCGTTGCCTGCCCCAGGTCGTAGTAGAGCCAGTTCCTGGTCTCCTCCGTCGGGCGATGATGGCCACCGCCGCGGCGGCACCGGCGACGTGGCGGGCACCTTGCCACACGGCTGCGAGAGGTTCGAGGACGCCACGATCGGTCACGACGACGAAGTCCCAGGGCTGCCCATTGCGCGACGACGGGGTGCGCCGGGCGGCCTCGAGCACCTTGTCGAGGTCGCCTGCAGCGATCGGCACCTCGGTGAACTCACGCACGTTGCGGCGGGACCGGACTGCCTCCCACATGTCCATGGCTGCTCCGATCAGCCCGGAGCAGCCTGGAACGCGAGCCGGGGGGCGTCTCGCCAAAGGCGCTCGAGGTCGTAGTACCGCCGGGTCTCGGCGTCGAAGAGATGGACCACGATGTCGCCGAAGTCGAGGAGCACCCAACCGGCGTCCTCTAGGCCCTCCCTCCGCAGGGGCTTACGGTCGAGCGCAGAGAGACGCACCTCGACTTCCTCAGCCAGAGACAGAACGTGGCGACGAGAGGTACCCGTTGCGATCACAAAGACATCGGTGAGGACGATCACCGACGAGACGTCGAGCAGGGCTACGTCGAGGCCCTTCTTGTCGTCGACCGCAGACGCGGCTGCCTCGGCGGCTTCGGACGTGTCTGTGTGCAGAGCTATGGGTTCAACCCTCCCCGGACGGGATGTCGTCGCCCACGATGATAGATACGTCGACGACACCTGAAGGAGCGCGCACCTCGAGAAAGAGGCTGCCGCGCCCGAGCAGCTCTACGATCTCGCGCGCCGTCGCCTGGTGCTCGCCGCCCTGCGCGATGACGAGGGTCACGGCATATTCGAACGTGTCCGCGTTGTCGGTACGCACCAACCGGAATCCGTGTCGGATGAGCACGTCGGCTACCACCCGGGTGGTGCCGATTCGACCGTTCCCATTCAGTATCTCGATCCGGGGCCGACCTTCCGGCCGCAACAGCAGGTGGCCGATCCGCTCCGCGACGAAGGCGTCCGCTCGACCGGAGACGGGGGCCAGGCCGGATCCAGCCACCGACTCGGCTCGTTCGACAGGAATGGTGCCAACGACGCCGGCGTCGTGACCTGCAACCGTCACCAGGATGTCCGCAGCCGAGGTGCCTCCACCCTCCGCCAGCAGCCGATCGGCCACCCGGGGGTCGGCCGCCACCTGCTCCAGAATCGTCCGCCATGCCGCCCCCTGGCGTTGAATGAACTCGAAGACATCGCCCTCCCCGTGTTCCACCAGCAGGGTCTCGAGCATCTCCGGGGTGACCACCGACGGGCCGGCCGGGACCAGTCGCTCGATGCCGGCATCGCCCCGGGCGAACAACGGTGCAGTCAGGTCCACCGTCACCGGGCCCGGCATGGCCGCAGCCACCGCACCGCGCTCGAGCGCGACCACCTGGTCGATCCTCACTCCGAACTGGTTGGTCACCGCGAGCGCTGCCAGATCGGGACCCTCGAAATCGAGGGCGTCGACCAGACGGAACTCTCCGAAGCCGGGGACCGCGAGCAGCAGAGTCTGCGGCAGCACGATCACGGTCGGGGTCCCGGACGGTGACACCGCGACCAGGGCAAATGCCGAGCCTCCTTCGGCGGACCCGAGGGTCACCAACATCGAGCGCGATTCCCCCACCACCCGCGAGTCGATCTCGGCTTCGGGAATTGCGGCGGCTAGGTCTCTCAGGCTGGTGCTCCACCCTGCCACCACGCTCTGCGCCTCTGATGCGCGAACAGCCACCCAGTCGCGGTAAAAGTAACCGGCCGCTGCGGCGACCATGGCGAGGCCGACTGCGAGGACAATGACGAGCCGGCGGCGCTTACGCCCAGGCATAGAGGTCATGCTCGACGATGTACGCGTGTACCGACTCGCGGACGAGGAAGCGAATACTCCGTCCACTTGCTCGCCGTTCGCGCAGCATCGTCCCGCTCATCGGGAACTCCGGCACATCGAGCCAGACGATCCGCGCTCCGGTCGCTTCGACCTTGGCCGGGTCGACGCCTGCCCGCGGCATCACGGCGACAATGGCCCGCTCGATGACTTCGTCGAAGCGGTGCCACGAATCGAGCCCGGCAGCGGCATCCGCGCCGAGGATCAGGACGACCTCGTCGGCACCGAGCTCGTCGAGGGTGTCGATGGTGTACGTCCACCCATCGCGCCGCACTTCGCGGTCGTCCGCATCGAAATAGTCGACTTCGTCGATCGCCAATTGAGTCATCGCCCACCGGTGCTCGGCTGCGCTCACCCGGTTGCGGGCCTTCTGCCACGGGGACCCTGCAGGGAAGAAGGTGACGACATCCAGACCCAGGTCGCGGTAGGCGGCTTCCCCGGCTACCAGATGGGCCCAATGCGGTGGATCGAATGTTCCCCCGAGAATGCCGCGGCGCACCGGCGACAGGATAGGAGGTAGTTCGCCAATGGTCGCTCAGGCCGCTGCCACCAGCCGCACGCCAGGCCCAGGACTGAGCGAACCGCAACCAGCCCGCATCGGATCGAGGTAGCGATCTCCGAGCCGGAGGGAGAAATGGATCGCCTCCAACCCGTGATCGACGCCCGACAGTCCGATGATCTCGCCCGCACGGACATGCTGACCCTGCGCCACGGAACGGCTGCTCAGATAAGAGTAGGAGGTGCGCACCGACCCGCCGTGGCTGATGGTGACGCTGGCGCGCCCGGCGACTTGCCCCGAGAAGGTGACCACACCCGCATCGGCGGCCCCCACCGAGGTCCCCGCAGGCACCGCGATGTCTATCCCCCAGTGGCCGCCGTAGAGCCCCTCAGGCGCGAATCCCCGGACGACCGGACCGTCGGCCGGTAGCCCAATTAGGCATGAAACGAAGAGCGCCGCGATCAACAAGGCAGCGGCAAGGTATCAACGCGGAGAGTCGGTTAGAAGACCCACAACCGACGTGCGACTTGGCCGGCCGGAGGCCGGCCCAAGGCGGCCAAAGGCCGCCCGGCCGCCCGGAGACTGGAGACTGATTACGCGATCGCTTGGGCAGCGGGGCCCGCGAGCAGCCCGAGGGCGACGCTACGCAGGTCGTCCGGGCGGAACGGTTTGGTGAGAAAGGCGTCGGCGCCACCGCGGTCGGCTCGCTCTCGCGTCTCCTCCTGGGCGTGGGCGGTCAGCACCAGCACCTTCATGCCCCGGGTCCGAACATCCGAGCGGATTCTCTCGAGCACTTCCCACCCATCCATTCGCGGGAGGCCCACGTCGAGGATCAGTAGGTCGGGCCGAGTAGTCAGGGCCGCCTCGAGGCCGGTGGGGCCGTCTGACCGCGTCTCGACCTCTACGCCCGCGGGGCGGAGGCATACCGAGATCAACCGCTGGATGACGGCTGAGTCCTCGACCACCAATACACGCTGAGCCACTGCTGCGACCTTTCTCTGATCTAGTGAATGTATCGACCCCCCGCTCCAGCGCCTTGAGCCGGGCGGGCCGATACCCCGATCTGCGGGGGGCCATTCGCCTGGGCGACGACGGACTAGTCAGACGAGACGCCTCACCGGCCGACTGACGGGGATCGCCACCTTCTCGACGAATCTCTCGAGTTGGCGAAGGCTCCTCACCTCGTGGACCTCATCACAGACCGCGGCATAGGCGCCCATCACCGAATCGCCGGTGTCCCAGTACCGGCGCCGCTCGGGGTTCAGCCAGTAGACCGACCGCGCCACCGAAGCGATCCGGGCGAGGGCCGCCGGGTTGGGATCGTGGTAGTTGGTGCGAGCGTCGCCCGTCACGATGACGATGCTCCTTGGGGTGATCGCCTCGAAGTGATCGAGCACAAAGGTGCCGAACGCATTGCCGTAGTCGCTGTGCCCGTCGAGCCACACGACTTCCGCCTCGGTGCCCACCCTCCGCAATGCCTCGGTGAAGTCGACTCCGGGTCCGAAGAATCGGGTGACCTCGTCGATCGTGTCGATGAAGGCAAAGGTCCTGACCCGATTCAGCTGCGCGGCGATGGCGTAGACGAATTGCATGGTGAATCGGGCAAACGTGGCTACCGACCCGCTGATGTCGGTGAGGAGCACGATCTCGGGTTTCGTCGGTCGAGGTGTGCGGAATCGAGGGTCGATGGGCACTCCCCCGGTCTGCAGCGACGACCTGACGGTTCTCCGCACGTCCAATCGCCCGTCCCGCCCTCGCCGCCTGCGCCGGGCGAGGCGGCTCGCCAGCTTCCGGGTGAGGGGGTGTACCGCCGCCTCGACCCGGGCGAGGTCGTCGCGAGACGCCGTGGTCAGATCGAGGTCTTCCACCAGGGGTCGCCGCAGCGTGCGGGCAACGGCCTGCCGGCCGCGATCCGCCACCAGCCGCCGCCTGATCTCGGCCCGAAGCGCCTCCCGGAACTCCTCGAGCCTGCGTTCTACCTCCTCCGCGGTCAAGCGCGACTCGATCGGGGACGCCCCCGGGGTCTCGAGCTCGTCACGCAGCCGCGCCCCCACCTCATCCAGCTCGAGCCGTCGGAGGACGCGATACAGGTAATACGCCCCGCCGACCGGCCGGCCCGGTTCCATCCCGGCAAGCCGGGTCACCGCTGACCGCACCACAGACTGCATCAGGCCGAGGTCGCCGTCGCGCAGCGAGCTGAACAGTGCCGCCACCAGGTCCTCGACCTCGCTGGCTCCGGCGCCCGCTCCCCCCGACCCGGAAACGGCAACCTGGTCGTCAAGCGCCCGGCGATCGGCATCCTCGCCTCCGGGAGGCATCAGGGCGAAAAATGCCTCGAATGCCGCGTCGAACGCGTCGATATGGCGGGCGCTCTTCACGAGGGTGGCGCCGAGGGCCGCCTTCAGCGACAGTCGGGATTCGATGTCGACGTGCTCGAGTGCTCGGGCTGCATCGACGGCTTCCACCATCGAGACCGGGACACCGGCCTCGCGTAGTTCGCCGATGAAGGCGGTCAGAAAGGCAGCCATCAGCCTGCCGCAGTGCCCTCGGTGAGGCCGGCGGCCACCCGCTCGATGTCGGTTTGGTGCTTGAGCAACACATTGAGGGTGTCGCCGATGACGGCCTCGTCGATATCGGCGACACCGAGGGCAATCAGGGTGCGCGCCCAGTCGACCGATTCACTGACCGACGGCGGCTTGCGCAGGTTCTGGGCCCTGACCCCGGCGACGAACCTCGCCACCCGATCGGCCAGGGCAGCGGCGAGCCCGGGTACCCGGGTCAAGAGGATCTCGCGCTCGCGTTCGATCGTCGGATATCCGATGTGAAGGAAGAGGCAGCGCCGTTTCAGCGCCTCCGACAGTTCGCGAGTGTTGTTGGAGGTGAGGTACACCGCCGGGAGGCTCGACGCCCCGATCGTCCCCAACTCGGGGATCGAGACCTGAAAGTCACTGAGGACCTCGAGCATCAGGGCTTCGGTCTCGACCTCGACCCGGTCGACCTCGTCGATCAACAGCACCACCGGTTCCGGCGAGCGGATTGCCTCGAGCAGCGGCCGGGTGAGTAGAAAGTCCTCCCCGAATATGTCGGCCTCGATCTCTAACCACTCGCGGCCCTGGTCGGCCTGCAGTCTCAGCAGCTGCTTGCGGTAGTTCCATTCGTACAGAGCCTTCGACTCGTCGAGACCCTCGTAGCACTGCAGCCGGATGAGCCGCTTGCCGGTGGCGCCGGCGACGGCCTTCGCCAGCTCCGTCTTGCCGACCCCGGCAGGCCCCTCGACCAGCACCGGCTTGTCGAGCCGATCGGCCAGGAAGACCACCTGGGCGATGCGGTCGTCGGCCAGATAGCCCTGGGCGGCGAGGGCAGAACGTACCGCCGAGGCATCTGAGAACATCATCGGATCGTGACGGTCTGGCACAGAGGGGAGTGTATGAAGACCCGGGCGCCGAGGATGCCTGAGGGTTTGGTGCTCGGCCTCACGACGACTTCTCGTCATCGATATCGGGGTCACTGAACTCGAAGACGACGTCGCCGATTCGAACCTCGTCGCCGGGCAGTGCGCCCGCCTTGCGGAGAGCTTCGTCGACACCCGCTCGGGAGAGCCTCCTGGCGGCGAATCCGGCCGCCTCCGGCTTGGTCAGGTCGTCCAGCGCCACCGCCCGCTCGGCCACCTGCCCCTCGACGACCCACCGGCTGCCGTCGTGGTGGATCTCGAAGCCCCGCGGGCTCGGTCGATGCAGCACGTACCCCTCGGCGTCGGGCACCTCCCGCTCCACCCGCTCCACCGCATCGCCGATGGCATGCAAGAGCCCGTTGATTCCCTCACCGGTGACCGCGGAGATCGCCCGCGCCGCGACACCGATTGCAGCAAGCGCCGCGATCGCCACTGCGGCTTCGGGAAGGTCCGCCTTTGACACCGCGACGATCTCCTCCCGCGCCGCCAGGCGGGGGTCATGGTTCATCAGTTCCTGGCGGAGGATGCCCAACTGACGCACGCAATCGACCTCCTGGAGGGTCGAAGGGTCGAGCAGCACGACCAACGCCCGGGCCCGTTCGGCGTGGCGCAGGAACCGATGGCCCAGCCCTCGACCCTCGGCCGCTCCCTCGATGAGACCCGGAATGTCTGCAAGCACGAAACGACGATCATCAATCTCTACCACGCCCAGATTCGGCTCCAGTGTGGTGAACGGATAGTCGGCGATCTTGGGGCGGGCGGCCGAGACCCGGGCGATCAGGGTGCTCTTGCCGGCATTGGGGAATCCGATCAGAGCGGCATCGGCGATGAGCTTCAATTCGAAAGTGAAGTCGGCCTCGGGTCCGTACTCACCCTGTTCGGCGAACGCCGGCGCCAGCGCCTTGGGACCGGCGAGAGCGACGTTTCCCTTGCCGCCGCGGCCCCCCCGCACCAGAACCACCCGCTGTCCCGGGCGGGCAAGATCGGCGATCATCGTGCCGGCGTCGTCGCGAATCACCGTCCCTGGTGGGACCGCAAGGACCAGGTCCGACCCCTGCCGCCCCTGCTGAAAGTCGCCCTTGCCGTGGGTTCCAGACTCGGCGCGCCGGTGGGGACGCCGCTGAAAGTCGAGCAGCGTCGAGACCTCGGAGTTGGCCTCCGCGATGACATCGCCCCCGGCCCCGCCCGATCCGCCCAAAGGCTTGCCTCGCGGGCGACCGCGGACGCGCTCGAATGCGACGATCCCCGCGCCGCCATCACCGGCGCGAAGGTGAACGGTGACCTCGTCGACGAACACGGCTCAGCCGAGCCGCGGACTATTCGCCGGCGAGGACGCTGACTTCGCGGCGTCCTCGCCGCGAGCCATAGCTGACGACCCCGTCGGCAGTGGCGAAGAGCGTGTCGTCGTTGCCGCGGCCGACGTTGCGACCGGGGTGGATCTTTGTGCCGCGCTGCCTGACGATGATCGACCCGGCCGTCACTTCCTGGCCGTCGAAAACCTTCGAACCGAGGCGCTTGGCGTGTGAGTCACGGCCGTTCTTGGTCGAACCGCCGCCCTTGGTCTTCGACATCTCAGGACTCCTTCTTGGGCTTGGGCTTGGCCGCAGCGGGCTTCTTGCTCGCCGCCGGCTTCTTGGCCGCCGCGGCAGTCTTGGCCGCAGGCTTCTTGGCCGCAGGCTTCTTGGCCGCTGCGGGTTTTGCTGCCGCGGGTTTGGCTGCGGCGGGTTTGGCCGCCGCGGGTTTGGCCGCCGGCGGCGAATCCTTGGGGGCGTTCTCCTTCGAGGCGTCCTCGGTGGTCGCGGGTTCCTTGGCTGCCTGCTTCTTGGGTAGTTCGATCTTCAGGACTTCGAGGGTCGTGTACTTCTGGCGGTGCCCGCCGCGCTTGCGGTAACCGGTCTTTGCCTTGTACTTGAAGATCTCGATCTTGTCGCCCGCCGACTCCCCGACGACCTTGGCGGTCACCTTTGCCGACTTGAGCTCGTCACGGCTCGAATAGACCTTGCCCTTGTCGTCGACGACGAGCAGAGGGGTGAAGCTGAGCTCGCCGTCAGCGCGCACGCGCTCGACGTCGATGACGTCGCCTTCGCGCACTTTCGTCTGCTTGCCGCCGGAGCGGATGATGGCGTACATAGTCAGAGGTCCTAAGGCCGGGAGGTGTAAATCCTAGCCGATAGCCACCAGCCACCAGCCACCAGCCAGATATGCCTCTTGCTATGGGCCGTGGGCTGTGGGCTGTCGACTTCCCGCTATTCGCCGTCCGCCGGCATGGCGGCGCCGACGGTGGCCGCTTCCGCAAAGAGGACCACCCCGCGGCCGGCGCAGGTCGGGCACAGGTGAGAAAACGACTCGAGGAGGCCTTCCGACTCGTTTTTTCGGGTCATCTCGACGAGCCCTAGGTTGGAGACCTCGAACACCTGGGTGCGGGTCTTGTCTCGAGCGAGCGCCTCCCGCAGCCGTCGCAGCACGGCTTCTCGATTCTTCGAGATCTCCATGTCGATGAAGTCGATCACGATGATCCCGCCGATGTCGCGCAGCCGGAGTTGGTGAGCGATCTCCTCGGCCGCCTCGAGGTTGTTCTGCAGCACGGTTTCTTCGAGATTGGAGTGCCCCACGAATCGACCGGTGTTGACGTCGATCACCGTGAGCGCCTCGGTCCGATCGATGACGATATGGCCGCCGGATGGCAGCCAGACCTTCCGTTCGAGCGCCTTGCGGAGTTGGTCCTCGACATGGAATCGTTCGAAGATCGACATCTCTTCCTCATACAGCGACACCTTGGTGAGAAGGTCCGGGTCGGTCTCCTTGAGATACCCGATCACCTCGTCGTGGACTGCGGGGTCGTCGATGAGGAGGCGCCGAAACTCCGAGGTGAAGTGCTCGCGGATGACGCGGATCACCATCGGGGGCTCCTCGTAGACCAGTCGGGGCGCTGCTCCCTGCGGCACTGATTGATCGATGTCGGCCCAGATGCCGAGCAGGCGTTCGATGTCGGCGGAAATCTCCGCCTTGGTGGCGCCCTCGGAGGCGGTACGCATGATCATCCCGAAATCGCCGAGGTCCATCTCGGCGGTGAGCTGCCGGTGGATCTCCTTGAGTCGGTCGCGCTCGGCGTCGCCGAGGCGGCGGCTTACCGACGGCGAGGTGACGTTGGGGTCGAGCACGACGAACCGGCCAGAGAGGCTCACCTCGTTGGTGAGACGTGCCCCCTTGTGGCCCATGGCGTCCTTGACCACCTGCACGAGTACCTCGTCGCCCACCTTCAGCGCCTTCTCGATCCGGGGGCGACGGCCATCCTTCGCCGCCTTGAGGTCCCCGGCGTAGAGCACCCCGTTCTTCGGTTCGCCGAAGTCGATGAACGCCGCCTCCATGCCGGGAAGCACGTTGCGAACCTTGCCGACATAGATGTTGTCGGTCAGCGAGGGGCGATCGGATCGGGCGACGTAGTGCTCGACCAGCAGTGCGCCCTCCAGCACGACGATCTGGGTCTGATGGGGGGTCCGTCGCACCAGCATCTGCTTGCGCTCGGTGCTCGGCGGCGGAGTGATGATCTCCGGCTCGGGGCGAGACTCGCGCCGTGTCCGTCCCGTGCGCCGGGGCTCCCGGGGCTGACGGCCCCGCTTCGCGGGTGCCGGCGGCGTGACCTCGCGGACACGCGTGATTTCGACGGTGCTACCGCCGAAACGCCTTGTGGTCTTCTCCTCGACGGCGGTGTCCCCCACGCCGCGGCGGATGATCTCGACACGCTTCTTCTTGAACAAACCCATAGGAAAGCCCCTTCGACGCCCGCGCCTGCGGGCCTGTGGTTGGAAAGGCACGCCGGTCCGGCGCGCCGATGTCCGTCCGCGGGACGGCCGACGAAGAAGGTCGGTCGGCGCGATCGACGGAGACGGACATGAACATTCGAAAAACTCCGGTCTCGACGGAGCGGGCGGGCGGTTTGACCACCGGGCCGCGCCCACGGCGGCTCACAATAGCAGTGGCCCCCCTGGGTCCCGGCATTGCCGCCCTTGATGCTTTGGCTCCCCGAGTGACGGGCTCTCTCCCTGTTAGGTTGGGGGGATGGACCGGAGAGACGATCGCGGCTGGGTAGAAGTCATCTGCGGCCCGATGTTCTCCGGCAAGAGCGAAGAGCTCATTCGCCGCATCACCCGGTACAAGATCGCCCGCCTGGCCACCCAGACCTTCAAGCCCGTGATCGACGACCGCTACGCCGCCGACCAAGTGGTCTCCCATTCATCGCTGTCCACCGCCGCAGAGCCGGTGGCCGACAGCGCCGAGCTGCTGAGCCGGGTTCTCGATCGCACCGTCGTCGTGGGCATCGACGAAGCACAGTTCTTCGACGATGGGCTGGTGGAAGTCGTGGCGATGCTCGCCGAATCGGGGAAGAAGGTCATCGTCGCCGGCCTCGATCTCGACTACCTGGGGAGACCGTTCGAACCTATCCCCACGCTGATGACCCGGGCCGAGTACGTCACCAAGAGCCTCGCTGTGTGCCACCGGTGCGGCGGGGCCGGTATGTTCACCCAGCGGGTGATCGCCTCTGATGAGCTCGTGGTGCTAGGGGCCGAGGGTGCGTACGAGGCACGGTGTCGCTACTGCTACGACCCGTCCGAAGGGCAGCAAGAGCGCCTCGAGATCGGATCGGTTCAGGGCTAGGGAGCGTCAGTTCCGCGGAACGGGGCTGCGGGTCATCCAGATCGAGTTCACGATCCCCACGCTCACCGCCATGGCGATGTAGAAGGATCCCCCGAACGACAGAAATGGCAGGGGAAGGCCGGTCACCGGGAGCAACCCGACCGCCATTCCGATGTTCACGAAGACGTGAAACCCGAACATCGCGGCGATCCCCGTCGCCGCCAGTTGTCCGAATCGATCGCGGGCACCCGCGGCGACGATCAGCATTCGCCAAATGAGGGCGGCATAGAGGCCGATCACCAGGGTGCCGCCGACGAACCCGAGCTGCTCGGCAACCGCGGTGAATATGAAGTCTGTGGTCTGGGACGGGACGAATGCCAGGTTGGTCTGAGACCCCTCGAAGAGACCCTGGCCGAACATGCCGCCGCTGCCGATGGCGATCTGGCTCTGGTTCTGGTTGTAGTTGACCAGCAGTGTCTGCTCGTTGGGGTTGAGGAACCCTTCCAACCGCTCCAACTGGTAGCCGCGCAGGAGGTCGAGTTCCACCGCGAGCCCGAGCGCGACGATCGCCAGGACGATCAGCATGACCAGCTGCCGAACCGTGGTGCCTGCGACGAACAGCATCACGAACGTGACGAACGCAAAGACGAGCATCGTGCCGAGGTCTGGCTGGAGAAAGATGAAGATGGCCGGGAAGCCCACGAGGGCCCCCACCTTGAGGAGTCGAAGCCACTTCATCCGGCCCTCCTCGACCGGAGCCAGCATCAGGGCGAGTGCCAGGATCACCCCCACCTTCGCCACTTCAGACGGTTGGAGGTCGAACAGCCCCAGCGAGATCCACCGCTGGGCCCCCTGCCGCAGCGCGCCGATCGGGCTGAGCACCGCCAGTAGCAGGACGACCATCCCCGCGTATAGATACGGCGCGGCGAGCTTCCACACCCGGTCCGAGACCAGGGAGGTGACGATGAGGACCCCCGCACCCAGACCGACGTAGATCATTTGTCTGAGCATTTGGGAGTTCCGGCCCAGGCCTGCCGCCTCGAGACGCGGACCCGAAGTGCTCAAGATCATCAGCAGCCCCAACGCGCTGAGCACGGCGGTGATCCCGATCAGAACGAAGTCGGGCCGGGAGCGCCTGGGCCGCGGCCTGAGATCGATGGCGGAAACGCTGCTCATCGCTCGGTATCGTCCCCGGCCCGGAGCGGATCAGGCTGCTCGCCCATCAGATATTGAAGGATGCGGCGGGCCGCCGGCGCCGCCACCTGACCGCCGGATCCACCTTGTTCGATGACGACCGCGACGATGAACTGCGGATCGCTCAGAGGGGCACCGCCGACGAACCAGGCCGTGTCGACCGCGGTGACGCCGTCTTCGGTGGCCTGGACGATCTCGGCGGTACCGGTCTTGCCCCCGACCTCTCGAAGGGGAGCGCACTCGCTGTCGGGAACATCGCCGCTACAGAAGCCCTCGAAGGCCCGGCGGGCGGTGCCGTTCTGGGCGGTGACCACTCCGTTGAGGTCCCGCTTGAGGGCGGCGACGGTGTCAGCGCCGATCGTGATCTTGCGGGCAACGCTCGGGGGGTTGGTGAACAGCACTTCGTTG from Acidimicrobiia bacterium harbors:
- the rodA gene encoding rod shape-determining protein RodA; translation: MSSVSAIDLRPRPRRSRPDFVLIGITAVLSALGLLMILSTSGPRLEAAGLGRNSQMLRQMIYVGLGAGVLIVTSLVSDRVWKLAAPYLYAGMVVLLLAVLSPIGALRQGAQRWISLGLFDLQPSEVAKVGVILALALMLAPVEEGRMKWLRLLKVGALVGFPAIFIFLQPDLGTMLVFAFVTFVMLFVAGTTVRQLVMLIVLAIVALGLAVELDLLRGYQLERLEGFLNPNEQTLLVNYNQNQSQIAIGSGGMFGQGLFEGSQTNLAFVPSQTTDFIFTAVAEQLGFVGGTLVIGLYAALIWRMLIVAAGARDRFGQLAATGIAAMFGFHVFVNIGMAVGLLPVTGLPLPFLSFGGSFYIAMAVSVGIVNSIWMTRSPVPRN